The genome window CCAACCCACGAACCCAGACACATGCGCACTCACGCCCAAGAGCACGTGATTGGGCGCCATGGCATCGAGTAATGGGGGGGACCCTTCTCaaactctctctctcatgttACTATTTGATTGTCTGTCGATGCCCTCACTAGCGCGCTCCACTGGTGGACCCAGGACGCAAATTCAAGCACTCGTAaagccctcctctcctctcccctcctccctctcttcccacCCACTCCCTGCCATGCCTCCCTCCTTATCCCCGTCCCTCCTGCgccctcgctttctctctctctctctctctctgtgtgtgtgtgtgtgctgcccCACCCATGCAGCCACTCACCACTCTGCACTCGCACGTGTGCACACCGTCGTCAATGTCGCCAAGGCGACTGAAGCACAGACCCTCACTGACATAGACATGCATACCACCGCTCCCTCTTGTGGCCCTTAATCATCCGACTCGGTTCTTCTCGAAGACACCGCTTACACATATATACGGCAACGATGGCTCGCCCCTGGAGAGTGAATGGCACACATCCGCCAATCGccctctgccttcctctctctctctctgtctctccgcGGCCTTtcaacaccaccgccatccaCTCCCACAGTCAGCTCCGCGGGCCTCTACCACCGGTTCCAGCCATTGGCCGTCTCGTTGTCTTCACAGAGCTCATGCATGCgtccatctccctctctccccctccccagaGAGTCAGAGCGAAGCGAAGACGCCCATCGCATTGCGCTTTGCTCGAGTGTTGAATGGACAGTGTATTTCTTCACTGTCACTCGGGTTCTCCTGCCCGGGGCTTTGTTGTGTTGGTTGCTCGCGTGTTCGACTCAGTCCTCCCACTTATTCAACCACCACTACCCCGTTCACATCTCCACCAGGTGAGATAGAAAAGTCGGAAGGATGGGTGATGCAGCGCCCTCGTGGGCACCGAACAGGAGATGCACGTATCGTActgaggcacacacacacacacacacacacacctacacacctGGAGGCATATGGCGGGGTGTAAGCGGCACGatcgcacacacgccctccTGTATCGGATTCTCTGACGATGCGCACACATTGGCGTATGCCTGCGGACGGGAAAAGGAGaatgaggggaggggtgtttGCATAACACGCGCGCAGatgccccctctcccccctctttcgcTCACTATCTCACTATTCTACCTGCACCCGCCAAAGCAGCGCCTCTGTGCACTATTCatctaccaccaccaccacctctccctgCACGTCGTGCCATTGCTGTTAATCTGCACTCGCGCCTCTACAGGCTttcgctctccctcatcTCACTCATCATATTTGCTGTCAAGACcagtttctctctctgtctgtgcttAAAGGGGGCGCCACGCACCCTCCCTGACCCACGCATCCTCCACGTCCTCGCCATGCTGCGGCACAGCCTGTGTCGATATCGCCGCATCAGCTACGTGACGGATGTGGAGGGCGACTTTGCGTACTTTCAGCGCTTTGTCGCCATCTCACGAGTGCTTCAGTGGGAGTCGACAAAGCCTGCGGTCTCCTCCGACCCTCCCCGTTCCAGCGCGGGTAACAGCAACGACAGGGGAGTCGCGAATGCCCGGTGGGCACCGCTGTCCTCTGCCGTGCTTCCGGCTCCTTCGAAGGCGTTTCCAGCAAGCAACCCTGCTGCCAACATGCAAACACTAgatgccaccaccaccgcaacTGCCGTTGATGCCGTTGATGCCTACGAGCCGGGGTATTGTCATCTTGTGGACCTCTCTCGCTATCGGCTTGGCTTCCAGGACGCAAGCTCGCACTTTGTCTTCGGTGGCGACGCCTTCGACCATGGCAGCGACATCACATtcggcgaggtgctgctcgactTCAAACGCCGCTTCCCATCTCgtgtgcacctgctgctcggAAACCGAGACGTGAACAAGATGGCCATGTACCCGCGCATGGCACGCGAGGTCGAGGGGATGACTCCCGACGCAGCAGAGGACAACGTCTTCACGCTAACACCACCGTCGAAAGAGACCatcgcggcggcagcggtgtcgcTGACCGAACCTGTGCGGTACCGCGACTTCCTActcaggcagcagcggcaagaagcacagcagcagggcggcTCAGGGCACGCCGCTTCGAGCTcgtgtggcggcggtgcttgtgtcagcagcagcaatacgCTGTGCACAGACGCTATTTCGTTCTTGCAGTGGGCATTGCAGTACAAGCTTGGAGGCCCGAACACCTTTGCCCATCGAcggcaggagctgcgcgagttGGCGGCAATGGCGGCCGACGGGTGTGgggcggtgacggtggcaCCTCCCGCAACTGATGCGGAGGCTATTCGGTACAGCAGTGCTAACGCCGAGGATGCCGTGgtcgccgcctccttcttcgccgccgcgcagccCGGCGGGGTCTACTACGAGTACATCCGCGCCGGTGTCCTCAGCGTCGTGCTGGACGGCGTTCTTTTTGTCCACGGAGGTGTGAACAGCCGCAACGCCGGCTTTGTGCCCAGCCTGGAGGCGACCTCCTACGCGGAGCAGCGGACCGCTGGGCAGTGGTTGCTGCCAGGGATCCCTGCGCAGGAGGCGGCCTCGGCCCCGGAGGCGTCCTCGGCCACCTCAGCGCTGGACTGGCTTGCTGCCTTGGAGCGATTCAAAGCGGCCGCCTTCTCCGATTGGTCGAACGGCACTTCCCTGTgcggcgaggcgctgcgggcgTACGTCTACCCGCGCTTCGTCGCCCCACACTCGATTGCAGTGGGTACAGTGATGAACGTAGACGGCCCCCATCACGTACCGCTCACAGTGGCCGCCTACCTTCTCCAGTCCGGCATCCACACCGTGTGCTCTGGGCACCAGCCGGTGGGCGACACCCCAGCCATCGTCCGTCAGCCCGGCGGCTTCACGATCATCGACGCGGACAATTCCTACTGCGGCCGCGGCAACGAATTCTGCACGCAATTCAACCGCcgcggcgcggctgtgaTGGAGCTCGTGTTTGAGCACCCGGAcgaccacggcggcggcgatgacgtgGCATCGcacagcgcagctgctgcctcgccCTCGCTGACCGTCCACGGCTGCCGTGCTGACAGTACGCCGTTCGAGTTCGATATCTACAGCGACTGGCGCGTGGGTCGTTACGTGGGTGATGGTTGGTGGGTGCGGTTGCCCCCAgaggccaccgccgccgcgtcatcgtcgtctgacagcggcagcgaggcagcACACGCGGGACTCTACGAGCTGCGGCGCACTCGGGACGGATTCCGACACGAGGAGACGCGGTGGGCCACTGCAGCGGAGCTCGACACCTGGTTGTGGCAGGCCGCGGCAAGCAGGCAGGCGACCGTGCCGGGCGAATTGGCTCAGCGGTACACAGCGGAGGAACTCGCCGAGGTGCGTGTTCACCGCCTCAAGACGAAGGTGAAGCCCACGTGAGCTGTCATCGGCAATGCGGCGATGATCTCTTGTATCACTCGACAGCAGTGCACCTTGCTTGTGGATGCACGTCTGTGCACGGCTGCCACCACTCGACATGACGTCGCCGGgctccacccccccccccatccccttCATCGCATACATTGATGCGCGCCAACGATTGCTCAGCAACCTCCGCAAAGGGGGCAGTGGCTGTGGAGTGGTGGCAGCCATGCACAGACGAAAATGAGGTCGTACGCCATGTGTGCACCGGTAAGCGGCGACGCACAGTGTCACGGACACGCCTGTGCCTTCCGCCGAGAGACAAAGCCGCCTATCCCTGATGTATTGCATATCTGCTCGCTTTtactctccacctccttctctttcgtccTCACACCAGGGTCGTCTTCGGtggagtgcgtgtgcgtgtgtcgagcgtctctcgctcgcccccccccctccctctccgttgCCCTTTGTTTACCTCTCATGTCATCCACAtggctgcacgcgctgcggACGTACGCGAAGCGCACCAACACGACGTCAGCCTCGCTTGTCGCTCGCCGTCACCTCTTCGACGAGCTATGTGCTGCTCATCTCTGCAGGCTGCCGaacgcgcagctgcatccCGATGCtctcgccgtcctccgcGAGGCACGttggtcgctgctgcgcgaaggcaccaccgccgacaaagcagagctgctggagcacatCGTGCGGCAGTACTCGCAAGCAAGTGAGAAGGCCATGTACGTGGCGCCCACGGCGTCTTGCAGCCCAGACGGcatgagcagctgcgctgaaGCACACCGCAAGCAGTCGATGAAGAAGAGCAGTCGCGCGCAATTCGTGCAAAATCGGTCGTCAGAGCATTCaacccgcagcagcagtagtcCCAGCAATCTCCTCTCCGATGTGCAGCTCAGCGAGATGAGTatactgcagcagctgctgctggagcaggtgCAGTGCCTTGTTGAGGCCAAGGTATCTGACATTCCCTTGTCGGCGCGCCATTACCGCTACCCGATGCGCTCCCCGCTGCTCGCCACTGTAAGCCCGGAActgccgctactgctgctggaggagctcaCACAGCAGAGCTCAGCAGTGTCGTCGACCATAGACTGGGAAGCGCGCGTTGACTGCTGTGTTGGCCTCGTCGCGGCGGGTCACACGCAGGAGGCACTCGCTCTGTGTGGCGATGATGGTAGTGCATTTCGTGCTGTGATACACcgtgtggcgcagctgcgtcgggacgggtggcggtgcgcgtgggCACTGGCAGATGCTGTCCCGCTGTCTCGCGTTCTTGACGACGCTGCGACCGCCTCTTTTGAGTGGCTGCGCGGGGTACTGGAGGCAAATGACATGCGCCACCGAGCGGTCGTCGGTGCGCGACAACCGGCCAGTGCCGATGCCAATCCCAAGCGGAATGTTGTGTTCGAGTGGGTGGATTGCCTGCGCCGCTTGATCGTGTCGTCGAGCACGGTGCCCTTGACCAGCGCAGAggggcaacagcaacagcagcgtgtGTCCGctacggcgctgcggctcaTCATGGACACTTATCTGTCCGTCTGTCCAGCCAGCCGCTGGCGGGATGCGGTCGGGGCGGTGCTGGAACTGGCTGGGGCAACTAGTGGAGCGCCTGCTGTAGCGCAAGCGGCCGCGGAGGGAAAGCGCTTTGCTGATGCGGTGACAATGGGGCGCCTCATGTCGATGCTTCAAGCGGCAGAGCAGCCATGGATGgtgctgcttttcttttACGGCGACTCGCTGGCACTGCAGGTCGCGTCTTCGGGGTCGCGTaccgacagcagcaccaagCGGCCTGAGAGCAATGGTACCGCAAGGTGGCGAGTGAGCGACGAGTCGGTGCAGGCAAAGGCGGCGGAGTGCGTGCGAGCAGCGCGCGACGCCGACCGCCTCACAGTGGCGACGGGCACAATGCTAAAGGAACGCGACAAGCACCACGCCGCTATCTACAACCACGCCATGGTCGCCCTCGCTGCCACGGGACACTACACGGAAGCCATGCTCTTCTACCGTACGCTGCCGCGCCCGCTGGTCAATTGCTACACGCATTGgtctgtgctgcagctcttcttGCGGCCGACACACGACAGACACGCCGCGTCTGCGCTCCGCTCCTCTGACAACTACGAtcagtgcacgcgcgcgctccGACACCTAATTCGGATGAACACGGCGGGGTCAGAGGCAGCGGATGCGCCAACCGAGGTAAACGACAACCGTGACGGCGCGCATCCGGCGAAGCCAATCAGCTTCACACGCGAGCAAAGTGGTGTGTGGGAATCCATGACGCTGTGGGCCGCACTCCGGCGGGACGCCGAGACGGTCGACCTGTGCGCTATGCACGCACCGGCCGCGTCTCGATATGCGCATCCCATTGCCCTGCTCTCGGCCGCGGCATCGCGCAGCGACGGTTGGTCATCCGCGCAGGCACAAGTCCGCCACATGTGCCGCGCGCCACGCACCACGCTGAAGGAACTGAGCCTGGCAACGGCGGCCATGGCTTCGTTTTTCCCACATTGGCCGGAcgacactgctgcagcagaacCGCCTGTGCGAGCGGAGCTGTTTGACGAGGTGGCATGCTCGATGGCTCGCCTCGTCGGTCGCAGCCAGTCTCGCATGGACGAGATGCTCCAGTTCCTTGTCGACTACTCTGTCAGTcttcgacggcgccgccgtacGCCCATGAcgccgcaggaggaggaagcggcaCTTGACGACATCCTTGTCAAGGAAAACGTCCTCGCGAGCACCATTGACCTGGCCCGTCCGCGCCCCCCTGGCGCCGACAGGGGGCATCAAAGCAGCGACAAGAGCGGGGCGGACGACCCCCGTGTGTGGCGCACGCTGGTGCGTGTCATGGCGTCCGTTGCTGAGTTACAGGGCCTCTCCGCAGCGCGGGCCGCGCCGGCGCTCGTGTCGATCGGCGTTCCCGCCGAATTGGTAATTGACCTGCTGCCCACGTAAGCTGTGCGAGCGAACCCCGTCGCCGCTTTCACCGCGCACGCGCCCGGGCCGACGCTCCGCCCCACGGCCAAAAATAAAAAATGgaccgcccccctcccccggtGCCCGAGAGCCCAGCACACCCTCAGTACGCGCGGAGAGAGGCCGGGGAGCCCCCCGCCCCAACCATGCCAAACCGTCccaggcggtgacagggtccAGCGCCTACGACACATGAGGGGGGGAGTCACCGCGACGCGTCGCTACCAATGCcggcggcctgcgacagccCACAGGCCTGTGCCAGCCATGGGATGGGCAGAGCGCCAGCATGGCTCGGACGCGCCCCCTCCCGACCCTCGAAGCATGCTGGTGAGGAGCCGGCGGCGTCCTGGCGGATACCAAAAaggccccccctcctcaggAAAAGTCGAGGGGCGGCCCCCAACATCACGAGCAAATGGTCGCTGAGCGCCCCCACGCCACCTGGAAGCCACTCGCgagaggaaggcgaggggGCTCCCTAGAGCACACCCATTTGTCAAGGCGGAGAACGGTTTCTTTCCATATGACCCTTACACGGGTTTCTCCACGTTCGAAAAGCCGTTTGGCTCACTTCCATTCAAAGCCCTTTTGCTTTCTTGAAATATCCCGCCAGTGACAAGTTTTTGCTGAAGCCCACTCCGTGCTGCTCGGCTAAAATTCACATTAGCGAAACACGTTGACTCTTGAAAGCGCCTTGACTAGTAGAGATGCGATCTGCTCCACCCCATTGTCTCGGTTGCCCTTATGACTCTCATACACGAATCGCCACAGATGTCTCATTCTCCACTCCCACTCACTTTCCCTCTCATTTCCTGACCTCTTCGTTTCCTTTCGACCTGCACTTTGTTGCCAACTGTGCTAAAGAAAAGAAGCTATTTTTATCTAGAGGCACTCTATTTCTCAATATTCACTCGAAAAGCTCCTCATTCTGTAGCCGCACCGTTCACTCTTTTCGGCCAACTATTGCCTCAACGATGGCTGAGGAAGGAGCTATGGATATTCGCCTGGTGCTGAAGGGCCCCAACGGCGAGTTCAAAGTGGACCGAGATCTTTATGTCATTGTCCATTGTGACGACGGTAAGTACATCGAGGTGTCGAAGAACTACACTCAGCAGTGCCCATTCATCGAGGAAGCCGAGGATGAGATCCCAGAGTTTCGCTTCCCAGCCGCAGTGCTGGAGCATCTTATCCGCTGGGCAGTGCACTACGGTGTAGAGGGCCATGCTGCTAGCCCGATGACCCGCCCATGCATTTACCGTGATTTCTCCTACGTTGTGACGGACAAGTGGGATAATGACTTCTTCAACCAACGACTTTGCTCTCCTCTGAATCAGAAGCATTACCTATTGACAATGACGGCGGCTGAGCAGTTCGGCATGCAGGGACTGCTCGATTTCATGTCCATCGGCCTTGGGTGCAAGCTCCGCAGCAAGGACGACAGCGGTATCATTCATGAGGTCATGGGCCTTGATAAAGAGACGGAAATCACGAGCGAGGATTTGTCCGATGTCTCGAAGAACTACCCGTGGTTTGATGATGCTGTAAAGGCCACAACGAAGAAGTAAGATGATGATgaaagcagcagcattgAAAGGCATCCCGGTTACGTTATTGTGTCGACATATGCACAATCAAAGGAGGTAATTTTCAGAAAAAAAATTGATTTGCAATGCAAGGCATTGGAAGAGGAAATTACTAAGGTTTTTTGCGTATGTGTTCATTGGTAAAGTAACAGGAAGCCCTCTGCATTACCTCCAAAGTAAGTTGACGACCTGAAGGTAAAAAGCACATGATCGAAGACATATGTCTATGCATGGCACTCTTTGCTGAGTTGCAGCATTGTTTACGGGTATGATAAACCAAATGTGAGTATAATGTTCAAGGCAAAGACACGCGCAAGCTTGTTTTGCTGTACTATCACCTGAGAGAGCAGCTGTCAAGCACCTATCCTGTCCTGGTTTCGGTGATGACAACGTCGGCAAGCATGAGCATGCCAACTAGCTTTCTATGAATGCATTATTTCTAATatcttttttgtgtgttaTTTTTTCGATCACATGTTGTACATTTTCTTCTCTACAATGCTGAACTTTGCACTGCCATATACAACTGAATTCATTATCGGACAATGGGATTATTTTGAAACATAAAAAAAATCAGTACAAATTTATAATCTACAATTTCACTCACATTTTAATCACTGCCAAATAACAAAGGAAGAAACTGACTCGCCATTTGACCCCAGACGCGTCAGCACTACtattccttttttttttttttggtcaGCAGagtgcttctctctgtcgGGGATCTGCCGCTCGAATGCACTAATTCAACGGCGATCCTCTCAATTTTCATtgattttttcttttttcacCTACCAAAAGAAATGGGCAAGCCAGGCAAAAAAGCCGGGAAGGGGCTCCTCACCCCCACCAACCCCAACCGGCGCACCGACCCAAACAAGACCAGTCTTCGAGATCAACGCACTATTAAGCGGCTGAAAATGTACAAGTCAAAAATCAAACGTGACGAAAAGGGCAACATTATCAAGGGAAGTGTGCTCACAGCATCTGATCGCATTGAGAAGCAGATGGCACGTATTGCACCTGACCGCCGCTGGTTTGGCAACACCCGGACCATCGGCCAGGAGGCACTTCAGAAATTCCGCGAAGAAATGGGAGCCAAGTACAGGGACCCGTACAGCGTCATCATCAAGCAATCCAAGTTGCCGCTGAGCCTTCTAGAAGAGCCGAAGAACACCGACGGAAGTATCCGCAAAGAAATGGTCTGGGACAAAACGTTTGGTGACAAGGCAAACCGCAAGCGTGTGCGACTCAATGCTGTGGATATGTCAGCCTTGGCCACAGAGGCTAACGTCAAGGGGGACAACTACGACTgcaacaaaaaagagaaggaccGCGATTTGATGAAGGGAGTGCACAAGGATCGCAACGATAAAACCAGGAACGGCATTTTGATGACCAAAGGTCAATCGAACCGAATTTGGTGCGAGCTGTATAAAGTGATTGACAGTTCGGACGTAGTGTTGTACGTCGTCGACGCGCGCGATCCAATGGGTACGCGAAGCGCTTTTCTGGAGGATTTCATGCGTCGCGAAAAAAAATATAAACACTTTGTTCTGGTGTTAAACAAGTGCGATTTAGTCCCTCTGTGGGCAACAGCTCGTTGGCTCCAGATTCTCAGCAAGGATTATCCCACCATCGCCTTCCATGCCAGTGTAAATCATCCTTTCGGCAAAGGTAACGTCATTTCTTTACTCCGGCAATTCGCGCGTCTGCACAACGTGACACACCGCGGCAACAAGCGCACCAAGACACCGATTTCGGTAGGTGTGATCGGTTACCCGAATGTAGGAAAGAGCTCGCTGATTAATACACTACGTCGTACATCCGTCTGCAAAGTGGCGCCCATTCCTGGTGAGACAAAGGTGTGGCAGTATGTTGCGCTGACACGGAGTATCTTTCTCATTGACTGCCCCGGTGTGGTGTACGACCGCGAGTCAAACAACGATGTCCAGGCGGTGCTCAAGGgtgttgtgcgtgtggagCGTCTCGGAAATGCGGACAAGACGGATGTGGTGGACACCGTGTTGAAGATTGTCAAGCATCGCGATATTGTGACCACATATAGCGTCAAAGAATGGCGTGATGTTGTTGATTTTCTCGAAAAGCTCGCAAAGCTACGCGGAAAGCTGGTCGCTGGAGGGGAGCCGGACGTggaagctgctgcgcgcatgGTCTTGTACGATTGGCAGCGCGGGCGTCTGCCGTGGTTTAACGCGCCGCCGTTCGAGTCCAATAAACACTACCGTGATGCAACTGAGCAGCCTCAGGCAAAACAAATGAAGCTGATTGAGCATTACAGCTCTTTTAACGTGGTTGATGACACCATGAATAATGGCGATGAAGAGCAGGAAGGCGACGAGGCTAGCGTAGTTGACAGCAGTGAGGAGACTGTGAATAACACGACTGACGATGCCCCAGTTGACAGAGATAGTCGAGTGGAGAACGAGGAGAAAGCGATCAAGCCTTCGAAGGCGAATAAGACAGAGAAGCTCTCTACGAAGAAGGGACGCACACAGCGGTCAGTGGGGATCGGTCATGAGGAGATGGCAACAGTGGCCACGTATTTGCGTgagcaggaggagaagcaacggaaagtcaagcagcaggagaagcgGAGAGCCGCGcgcgaggagcaggagggcgTGGAGGCTTTTGTAGCTGACGCCGAGCACGAGAGCGACGACGCGCTTTGGGCGCAATTCTTAGCCGCTGCCAAGGAGTAAGGCAACGAAAAGTGTGAGgttgcgttttttttttgttttacTGCCGCTTTTCTTCTGACGTCTCCTCTGCCAGGCATCATGGGCGATCTTCTCGCGTCTCGTTGATCACAGTATCCGAGACACAGCGGTTACCGTTGCTGTTTTACATGCAACCACCCGCTGCTCTGCTTGTTTCTGTTGCTGCCCGAGACTGCCTATCACATTTACtttcgttcttctcttcttgttttctcttcgttgcacccatgcgcgtgtgtgcgtctggcTTGctctgtctcctcctcctcctgatGATATGTTTTCGCTTGGGCAGCACCGTCACACGGTGTTATGTGATGTTGTGGGAGATTTTTTTCCTCTACATTTGTCTCTGCCCTGATGACAGCGGGGCACACCTCGGTACGCGCGGAGAGAGGCCGGGGAGCCCTCCGCCCCAACCATGCCAAACCGTCccaggcggtgacagggtccAGCGCCTACGACACATGAGGGGGGGAGTCACCGCGACGCGTCGCTACCAATGCcggcggcctgcgacagccCACAGGCCTGTGCCAGCCATGGGATGGGCAGAGCGCCAGCATGGCTCGGACGCGCCCCACCCGACCCTCGCAGCATGCTGGTGAGGAGCCGGCGCCGCCCCGCGAGACGCACCAGGTGATGGTCGGCGCGAtgggtgcggctgcgaggcgaccCGGGAGGCGAGGGTGGTGTTTGACTAGAGTGGATAGCAGGGGCCGTGCTTGAGatggctgggtcggcgcattgctcTAGGGCGTACGCctggcgctgctttgcaccacgTGATGGGGCCGGCGACAGGTCGAGTGGAGTGGGGCGCATGAGCTCACGTCTTCCAGTGGCTGGGAGCGTACATGTTAAGCTCATTTATTTCGTTGATTCTTTCCATTCCTTTACGCTTAACGAGCTCcgctatgtgtgtgtgtgtgtgtgtgtgtgtgtgtgtgtgtctgtttgttggtggtggtgctttGGTGTGGTGGCCCCGCTTGTAAGCGAAGACGCTCAGGATTACACATGCCAACACGGCTGGACGCAGTGCACGTACGAAGCCCagccgcctcccctcctctccgccaGGGTAACGAGCAAAAGCGCAGGGCCTAATAAATATAAAAAAAATGAGACAACAAACGAAAATGTAAGGAGTGACGTTGGGTAttggagagggggaggtggcaGTAGGAAAGACCTCCGCGGCTTCATGAACGCGCTCCCACGGTGCATTCTACCGCGTAGGATCGGTGGCAGGCGtggacagagagaaaggtgTCTCTGTagcgtcgctgctgtacaCCTCGGACGGCGAACTTGGAGTCCACTGGGAAGGACGCAAGAGGTGGCCGCACCAAacaagcgcgcgcgcgctctctcgtCTGTCTTttcacgtttttttttttttttgcacttCGAGGCGTCCCTCGCCACTCGACCAGTGTCACAGACGCCTCTCTCCATTGCAtctcccctgccccccccttcGCTCTTTTCACTACCCCTGGGCGTgtcccttttttttgttcgcACCTCACCTTCCTCGGCCTGCGGCTTGCCAGGCTCATCGTCCAGAACGACGTAGAAAAGCTCCACAGACAATCCGGAAACCAGAGAGCACAGAAAAAGGTCGGAGAGGGGCCTGCACGTTgattccctctcttctgaGTGTGTAGAGCATGCCGGCACTGTGATGAGTAATGCAACTCTGCCGCATGCCGTTGCCCTcgcgcaggagctggagacgGAGCTCCGGCACCTCGATGCCCTGCAACGACACTATACACAGCTGCTTGTTCATCAGCTGAGTAGCCTTGATTTTCTCGACGGTAGTGACTCTGCCACTACGGTTGCTGCAGGGGAACCTACCATGGTTCACAACGGGGGCTATGTAGCTGCCAAGCCTGAAGCGGTTACTACTCCCTGCATTACACAGCCTTTGGCAGCCACCAGCgagccaccaccaccgccaccaccgccaaaACGAAGGGGCCGGAGTACCGCAAAACCAGCGACGCCTCGGCGAAAGGCGGACACCACCCGCAGCGCTCTGCCTCGACAACAGCCCCAtgtcgcagccgcaccgcctGTGCCTTCTTCACTGAACGACAAGGCGGCACAACGAGCGCGATGGGCGCTGCGACTCCTTCGCGAGGAACGGGATGCCTACTTCAATGCGAAAGCCCGGCGTgctgaggagctgctgcgcgaggggCGTGAGGCTGCGCAGAAAAGCCGCGCACGT of Leishmania braziliensis MHOM/BR/75/M2904 complete genome, chromosome 5 contains these proteins:
- a CDS encoding putative GTPase; translated protein: MGKPGKKAGKGLLTPTNPNRRTDPNKTSLRDQRTIKRLKMYKSKIKRDEKGNIIKGSVLTASDRIEKQMARIAPDRRWFGNTRTIGQEALQKFREEMGAKYRDPYSVIIKQSKLPLSLLEEPKNTDGSIRKEMVWDKTFGDKANRKRVRLNAVDMSALATEANVKGDNYDCNKKEKDRDLMKGVHKDRNDKTRNGILMTKGQSNRIWCELYKVIDSSDVVLYVVDARDPMGTRSAFLEDFMRREKKYKHFVLVLNKCDLVPLWATARWLQILSKDYPTIAFHASVNHPFGKGNVISLLRQFARLHNVTHRGNKRTKTPISVGVIGYPNVGKSSLINTLRRTSVCKVAPIPGETKVWQYVALTRSIFLIDCPGVVYDRESNNDVQAVLKGVVRVERLGNADKTDVVDTVLKIVKHRDIVTTYSVKEWRDVVDFLEKLAKLRGKLVAGGEPDVEAAARMVLYDWQRGRLPWFNAPPFESNKHYRDATEQPQAKQMKLIEHYSSFNVVDDTMNNGDEEQEGDEASVVDSSEETVNNTTDDAPVDRDSRVENEEKAIKPSKANKTEKLSTKKGRTQRSVGIGHEEMATVATYLREQEEKQRKVKQQEKRRAAREEQEGVEAFVADAEHESDDALWAQFLAAAKE